A region from the Drosophila ananassae strain 14024-0371.13 chromosome 2L, ASM1763931v2, whole genome shotgun sequence genome encodes:
- the LOC6499431 gene encoding GPI ethanolamine phosphate transferase 1: MNLSLFQTGLWCASSVVVKVLFLLYRRLLSRIIGKVKNRLEMWKLQAILVQLLLLVCVLRLYFQPGELEYPKPQKTLPEMGLQPPAARLVLFLVEGLRAETFFGSNFQQLPHLKELLSHHGLVGVSRTTIPTLTRTGKVALLGGFYDVPSLVTDDGYDTIYNRTWSAPNTVVLDFSGHPRKVYEMLEASLKDVDTYNRLRIATRSVITLQMKGLIAESPLDERYLVKFRNAQWTVREAYHMIERVFADRATAYLMTSAHGLTDLGSHGGASLQEQTTPFYLWGAGVHRKGNNFSSLELHNGTHMPLHKLDQIDLTSLISALIGLPPPINNLGVLPHSYMMVTPEYTRKAMDLNALQLLALAKEKIRKHERGIFYKWLPKSMDLDLTRIAYYQNQMDRLLEIGTSEKAKETSELAATLSLNALKYYSTYLHIPVQVTTALALLGWMYFLMIKVSKDSMESKEKSRGFVTCATVTILSLGLLVGELVFLQCSCLMTILCLLLPFGVWCLALAEMPCEGRSLLEPLTHMGWIFVPAGGILVALNCPCLFGIIFVCSVLIYNRHGWSYFSPKFLAWLALLCLLCGFLWSQPAMQILMTTEYRVPLQAASMFMVVLRPFVLKHQFPGHVWLLNVVALVAGGVGIYFHEIGKTVPIYILAGSWIHLIYAILSSAYCVNSGPRNRWEIICFNLLTVHALLSDSYSSLFVQALVTEYQMGGEVHEESKQLNEVEQADEEMQPGKETPMTSSMHLHMSYRFAVSILLYFYVSLLGSGHWIGGFTYLGNTARLYLPEPYSVPMALLVLIHLLIPVFVFLSSLRAKSSFARLGTRSIITCLVLICNAVVLFYVVFIDHRSDWPLVHPSVINVLLVILAILLILSCQSLVDVLFRGFSLKLPGPKRVAQETRLPNPSHPQGEV; encoded by the exons ATGAATCTGTCTTTATTCCAAACTGGACTCTGGTGTGCGAGCTCAGTTGTCGTCAAAGTTTTGTTTCTGCTGTATCGTCGCCTTTTGTCTAGAATAATCGGAAAGGTTAAAAATAGGCTAGAAATGTGGAAACTTCAGGCAATACTGGTGCAGCTGCTCCTGCTCGTCTGCGTGCTGCGACTATACTTCCAGCCCGGCGAACTGGAGTACCCGAAGCCGCAAAAGACGCTGCCGGAGATGGGCCTCCAGCCACCCGCCGCGCGTCTGGTCTTGTTCCTCGTCGAGGGTCTACGGGCAGAGACCTTCTTTGGGTCCAATTTCCAGCAACTGCCCCATCTCAAGGAGCTGTTAAGCCACCACGGTCTTGTGGGCGTGTCTCGCACCACTATTCCCACGCTGACGCGAACCGGCAAGGTGGCACTGCTCGGCGGCTTCTATGATGTGCCTTCGTTGGTAACAGATGATGGTTACGATACCATCTACAATCGCACCTGGTCGGCGCCCAACACTGTGGTTCTGGATTTTTCGGGTCACCCGCGGAAGGTGTATGAGATGCTCGAAGCCAGCTTGAAGGATGTGGATACTTACAATAGACTGAGGATAGCCACTCGGTCGGTGATCACTCTCCAGATGAAGGGCCTGATTGCGGAGAGCCCGCTGGATGAGAGGTACCTGGTGAAGTTCCGAAATGCTCAGTGGACCGTAAGGGAGGCCTATCATATGATTGAAAGGGTGTTTGCCGACCGAGCTACTGCGTATCTGATGACCTCCGCCCATGGACTAACGGATTTGG GATCGCATGGTGGAGCATCACTCCAGGAACAAACTACTCCCTTTTACCTTTGGGGAGCTGGTGTCCATCGCAAGGGCAACAATTTCAGTAGCCTGGAGCTCCACAACGGCACCCACATGCCGCTCCACAAGCTGGACCAGATTGACTTGACGTCTTTGATATCGGCGCTGATTGGATTGCCACCACCGATCAACAACTTGGGTGTCCTGCCCCATAGCTACATGATGGTGACGCCGGAATACACGAGGAAAGCCATGGACCTGAATGCTCTGCAACTGCTGGCCCTCGCCAAGGAGAAGATCAGGAAGCACGAGCGTGGCATCTTCTACAAATGGCTGCCAAAGTCAATGGATTTGGATCTGACCCGCATTGCCTACTACCAGAACCAGATGGACCGCCTGCTGGAGATAGGAACGAGCGAGAAGGCCAAGGAGACGAGCGAACTGGCGGCCACACTGTCCCTGAATGCCTTGAAGTACTACAGTACCTACCTACACATTCCAGTTCAAGTGACTACCGCACTGGCCCTATTGGGCTGGATGTACTTTTTGATGATCAAGGTCTCGAAGGATTCAATGGAGTCCAAGGAGAAAAGCCGCGGATTTGTGACCTGCGCCACGGTTACAATTCTTTCATTGGGACTCTTAGTCGGAGAACTGGTATTCCTGCAATGTTCCTGTCTGATGACGATCCTCTGCCTGCTGTTGCCCTTTGGCGTTTGGTGTCTGGCTCTGGCGGAGATGCCGTGTGAGGGTCGGTCGTTGTTGGAACCGTTGACCCACATGGGATGGATTTTTGTTCCGGCTGGAGGAATCTTGGTCGCTCTCAACTGCCCCTGCTTGTTCGGCATAATCTTTGTCTGCTCGGTTTTGATCTACAACCGACACGGCTGGAGTTACTTTTCGCCCAAGTTCCTGGCATGGCTGGCTCTCCTCTGTTTGCTGTGTGGATTCCTGTGGTCACAGCCCGCCATGCAGATCTTGATGACCACCGAATACCGCGTCCCGCTCCAAGCTGCCAGCATGTTTATGGTGGTTCTGCGACCATTTGTTCTCAAGCATCAGTTTCCGGGACATGTCTGGCTCCTTAATGTAGTCGCGCTGGTGGCGGGAGGCGTGGGTATCTACTTCCACGAGATTGGCAAGACGGTGCCGATATATATCCTAGCAGGATCCTGGATACACCTAATCTACGCCATTTTGTCGTCGGCGTATTGCGTTAATTCCGGACCACGGAATCGCTGGGAAATCATATGTTTCAATCTGCTGACCGTTCATGCCTTGCTGAGTGACTCCTACTCGTCACTCTTTGTCCAGGCACTGGTCACGGAATACCAGATGGGAGGTGAGGTGCACGAGGAGAGCAAGCAGCTGAACGAAGTGGAGCAGGCGGATGAGGAAATGCAGCCCGGGAAGGAAACCCCAATGACGTCTTCAATGCACTTACACATGTCCTACCGGTTTGCTGTTTCCATCCTGCTCTACTTCTACGTATCACTTTTGGGATCTGGACACTGGATTGGCGGCTTCACCTATCTGGGCAACACGGCTCGACTGTACCTTCCGGAGCCGTACTCTGTGCCGATGGCACTGCTCGTGTTGATCCACCTGCTGATACCAGTCTTCGTGTTCCTCTCCAGCCTCCGGGCAAAGAGCTCCTTTGCCCGTCTGGGGACCAGATCCATCATCACCTGTCTAGTGCTCATCTGCAATGCTGTTGTTTTGTTCTACGTTGTGTTTATCGATCACCGGTCGGACTGGCCTTTGGTTCATCCCTCGGTGATCAATGTGCTTCTTGTCATTTTGGCGATACTTCTTATTTTGTCCTGCCAAAGCCTGGTCGATGTTTTGTTTCGGGGATTCAGCCTGAAGCTGCCTGGTCCGAAACGAGTGGCCCAGGAAACCAGACTCCCCAATCCCTCGCACCCACAAGGAGAGGTCTGA
- the LOC6501154 gene encoding GPI ethanolamine phosphate transferase 1: MLESYPSLILLQLVVLFSVGIIYLRVPSLGDFEPQNVESLKEPPPADRLVIFLRDGLSAQTFLSNKCHSIPLLQNIFMREGLVGISRPETTTYSSLSPYVSLFTGYNENAAVVARGWVQYPTLDTIFRRSYRSYAWTTSAVLRRLPDIGNQAKVINYKTRSHGTTAHFQPEKATFYAVEKLLTKESRRLRNMTGLVFFIHLTGEEPSSQNLHQIESNIHKMYQLFEDFLPDKRTAYLLTSNLGNPQTKTECKLAVESPFFLWGSGVAHIKSMPGRSFVANSTGFRLPLHVLHPPQITALMSAMLGLAPPVNSRGILPNGFLNASIRYEANAMFTNARQLLAQARHLREQHPSRLPAFWLDAQTMDSFLKNCLGLKGQRRFKALRDYAANFMPVLVKGIDYYQHFYDVGLLVAVSLAGIGWVYCLRCRLGNGAVFKGSSEEPKASHGLMWCRAFSRTLTGLLVIYMLLDGFPLSVMMVLMLPSLYWMLNLKVIGNRPRMVCRFSLLLPASIALICLGGFFKRHLITLGYLSFACFSNRDAFRVRGLYFYIWLLLLLGLGCLPFQPEPMGCSQPGALVFSILLTLLRPLACGIYHNLVTWLSNLFVLLIALEHVLIGWYPDATYIVSWIYLGFVAFSQRRNLQPSELMFFNLSTLYTLSCTSYEAVVIQMLALELQMALRMKLERNETVGPKTAATYIFLYSWYSLFAIGSFPAFDDYLDILHESCLGHLSVTHALVMCLKLTLPWLLLLCILAGNFKDIRAHEREIFLWLLFMSNIMSLVLLWRVQDYGPWREILSRFAEFAVVQVFPIIWLGLWKLAQLKVGSKWISQLPERAPSH; the protein is encoded by the exons ATGTTGGAGTCCTACCCCAGTCTTATCCTTTTGCAGCTGGTTGTGCTATTCTCGGTGGGGATTATCTATCTGAGAGTCCCCTCTCTGGGAGACTTCGAACCGCAGAATGTGGAGTCGCTAAAGGAGCCACCGCCGGCCGATCGCCTCGTTATCTTCCTGAGGGATGGACTCTCCGCCCAAACATTCTTGTCCAACAAATGCCATTCTATTCCCTTGCTCCAAAACATCTTTATGCGTGAAGGTCTGGTGGGAATCAGTCGCCCCGAGACAACCACCTATTCGTCCTTGTCGCCATACGTATCCTTGTTTACGGGTTACAATGAGAATGCCGCGGTGGTGGCACGTGGATGGGTTCAGTATCCGACCCTCGACACGATTTTCAGACGGAGTTACCGAAGTTATGCCTGGACCACCTCGGCAGTGCTCAGACGCCTTCCCGACATCGGGAACCAAGCCAAGGTGATAAACTACAAGACCCGATCCCACGGAACCACAGCCCACTTCCAGCCGGAGAAAGCTACGTTCTACGCCGTGGAAAAACTTCTCACCAAAGAATCCAGACGGTTGAGGAATATGACAGGACTCGTTTTCTTCATCCACCTGACGGGTGAGGAACCATCATCACAGAACCTCCATCAAATCGAATCAAATATCCATAAAATGTATCAACTGTTTGAAGATTTCTTACCCGATAAGAGAACGGCATATCTCCTCACCTCCAATCTGGGTAATCCGCAGACCAAAA CCGAATGCAAACTGGCAGTGGAATCCCCCTTCTTCCTCTGGGGATCTGGTGTGGCTCACATTAAGTCCATGCCAGGGCGAAGCTTTGTGGCCAACAGCACTGGGTTCAGGCTACCACTGCATGTCCTGCATCCGCCCCAGATCACTGCCCTCATGAGCGCCATGCTGGGACTGGCACCACCAGTGAACAGTCGGGGCATCCTGCCCAATGGATTTCTGAACGCCAGTATACGGTACGAGGCCAATGCTATGTTCACCAATGCCAGGCAGCTCCTGGCCCAAGCCCGTCACCTGAGGGAGCAGCATCCCAGCAGATTACCCGCCTTCTGGCTGGACGCCCAGACAATGGATAGTTTTTTGAAGAACTGCCTGGGCTTGAAGGGTCAACGGCGCTTCAAAGCTCTGCGGGATTATGCAGCCAACTTCATGCCGGTGCTGGTCAAGGGAATCGATTACTATCAGCACTTTTATGATGTCGGACTGCTGGTGGCGGTGAGTCTGGCGGGGATTGGATGGGTGTACTGTTTGCGCTGTCGTTTGGGCAATGGAGCAGTCTTCAAGGGAAGCTCCGAGGAACCGAAAGCATCACATGGCCTGATGTGGTGTCGGGCTTTCTCCCGGACACTGACTGGGCTCTTGGTGATCTACATGCTGCTGGACGGATTTCCCCTTTCGGTGATGATGGTTCTCATGCTGCCCTCACTGTACTGGATGCTTAACCTGAAAGTGATCGGCAACCGTCCCAGAATGGTCTGCCGCTTTAGTTTGCTCCTTCCCGCGAGTATAGCCTTAATTTGCTTGGGAGGATTCTTCAAGCGCCACCTTATTACCTTGGGCTATTTATCCTTTGCCTGCTTCTCCAACAGAGATGCCTTCCGCGTCCGAGGACTTTACTTCTACATCTGgcttttgctgctgctgggactTGGGTGTCTGCCATTTCAACCGGAGCCCATGGGCTGCTCCCAGCCAGGAGCTCTAGTCTTCAGTATCCTTCTCACTCTACTGCGTCCTCTGGCCTGTGGAATTTACCACAATCTAGTCACCTGGTTGAGCAACCTCTTTGTGCTGCTCATCGCTCTCGAGCACGTCCTTATAGGATGGTATCCAGACGCAACATATATAGTTTCCTGGATATATCTGGGCTTCGTGGCCTTTTCGCAAAGACGTAATCTGCAGCCCAGCGAACTGATGTTCTTCAACCTGAGTACTTTGTACACGTTATCCTGCACATCCTACGAAGCGGTTGTTATCCAAATGCTGGCTCTCGAACTGCAGATGGCACTGCGGATGAAGCTGGAGAGGAATGAGACTGTTGGACCGAAAACAGCAGCCACATATATATTCCTCTACAGTTGGTATTCTCTATTCGCAATTGGCAGCTTTCCTGCCTTCGACGACTACTTGGATATCCTACACGAATCCTGCCTCGGCCATCTAAGCGTGACTCATGCCCTGGTAATGTGTCTTAAACTGACGCTGCCGTGGCTGCTTCTGCTCTGCATCCTGGCTGGGAACTTCAAGGACATCCGGGCACACGAACGTGAAATTTTTCTATGGCTTCTGTTTATGAGTAACATAATGTCGCTGGTTCTCCTGTGGCGAGTTCAAGATTACGGTCCTTGGCGGGAGATCCTTAGCCGATTCGCGGAGTTCGCAGTGGTCCAGGTGTTCCCAATCATCTGGCTCGGTCTCTGGAAACTAGCACAGTTGAAAGTGGGTTCCAAATGGATATCTCAATTGCCGGAAAGGGCACCCAGTCATTAA
- the LOC6501155 gene encoding TBC1 domain family member whacked gives MATAPRSLDTISLCSTVSSCPDRNGFYGGFQRTDKPKEPLSKAQIIAREKKWLYMIENWSIYMSKNYKKIRDRCRKGIPKSVRPKAWFYLSGAYLLKNKNPNVYQDLLKKPGNPATIEEIKKDKHRQFPFHEMFLDEQKVGQIELFNVLKAYSIYNPKVGFCQAQAPIAAFLLMHLPAEDAFWVFVSVCDVYLQDYFIPGLEVIQNDAGILEGLLKKTCPPVYRHLQKHKVEPLLYMTDWFLCAMTRTLPWETLLRVWDCFLAEGIRVIFKVALVIIGASLSRHKVRKTCTGLCETLAVLRSPEDHIVEEEFLINNMMRLNLRVEDFQIEHTRQKARRAKQKAQQEAESSGHRRNMPTL, from the exons ATGGCCACGGCACCGCGATCCCTGGACACCATCTCCCTCTGCTCGACCGTCTCCAGCTGCCCGGATCGCAATGGCTTCTACGGCGGCTTCCAGCGCACCGACAAGCCCAAGGAGCCCCTCTCCAAGGCCCAGATTATAGCGAGGGAGAAGAAATGGTTGTACATGATTGAAAACTGGTCGATATATATGTCAAAGAACTATAAAAAG ATCCGAGATCGATGTCGCAAGGGTATACCCAAGTCGGTGCGACCCAAGGCCTGGTTCTATCTATCGGGGGCGTATTtgctgaaaaataaaaaccccaATGTGTATCAGGATCTGTTGAAGAAGCCTGGCAATCCGGCGACCATCGAGGAAATCAAAAAGGACAAGCACCGACAGTTTCCCTTCCACGAAATGTTCCTCGACGAGCAGAAGGTGGGACAAATTGAGCTTTTCAACGTCCTCAAGGCCTATTCCATATACAACCCAAAGGTTGGCTTTTGCCAGGCGCAGGCACCCATAGCCGCCTTCCTATTGATGCACCTGCCGGCGGAGGACGCCTTCTGGGTGTTTGTCAGCGTGTGTGATGT ATACCTGCAGGACTACTTTATACCCGGCCTGGAGGTGATACAGAACGATGCTGGCATTCTGGAGGGCTTGCTGAAGAAGACCTGTCCGCCCGTCTACCGCCACCTACAGAAGCACAAAGTGGAGCCGCTGCTCTACATGACCGATTGGTTCCTGTGCGCCATGACCCGCACTTTGCCCTGGGAGACGTTGCTGCGTGTCTGGGACTGTTTCCTGGCCGAGGGCATTCGGGTGATCTTTAAGGTGGCCCTGGTCATAATTGGAGCATCGCTTAGCCGGCACAAGGTGCGCAAGACGTGCACCGGGCTGTGTGAGACGTTGGCGGTGCTGCGATCCCCCGAGGATCACATTGTCGAGGAGGAGTTCCTCATCAATAACATGATGCGGCTGAACCTGCGCGTCGAAGACTTCCAGATCGAGCACACGCGCCAGAAGGCGCGACGGGCTAAACAGAAGGCCCAGCAAGAGGCAGAGTCCAGTGGACATCGGCGCAATATGCCGACCTTGTGA
- the LOC6499430 gene encoding zinc finger protein 208, which yields MEGMDLWTSMFSSDFDEPEDGAEGEAGLEGEDGEQYGNGNGNSDLLDADMGDDDILDGEEEDREEEDYDDDGEGENKRKRSGPDPDDDAIFDFELQPMINLSEQPEQPSSLEDNGASMRGQSLAGSQGRNPNAGYPQRPTTSQINATDENGVPINYELGVVYICPACGAEFRQQDHWKRHMNQMHKYNTLRGLNFLPVDKLYHRCQECNKRIAMHSRENLLKHKFTHLPYRCTKCYICKREYKYRQDLMVHLRLVHCEEVVAMMRGGYNAAGRKTRVRESRTEQLQREEGFTQDQDLDRIEVRNEILEPDAEESNVLEHSRKSVVAEEVYPVGRKKKSEEENDDFQLAATLCEDYIHFICPDCGDECKDHNQWRRHIEFAHDFMSRRGLNFQSTADMQMQCIECKQIVTPNTTKTLRLHKFSHLPHPEWMNCKLCYKGFSDHVKAVKHLLREHHIDTLMPERPGNISATIHPEDEFGGEGRKGEGNGDALDDESPYFADAPRRGGRISSDDMFEPFIDYLCPQCGKEFREKKHWRTHVVMMHGMNDLSKLNFNVIDERKLKCLECDKIITNAYGIQNAQQHRITHLPFKAYARCTKCHKSYTDRKGLVKHLATYHRISDMPRRSAGGESGGGGELPLPTAPKQPRKQIVTVANETYEIIYLDDPEPAIEEENDFGEQMQAEEEDYPPAPIAPPSPPMLPPVSGEVVSPNEAQRFKCVHCGEAFASQAAAKQHRLDKHFKIRKRLRSHLPTQNSESFAPLPTVEQNYIFLCPSCGMEYKTQFEWRRHINDVHNFDKREYLNMRQLDKYRYQCTQCKDIVSNSKLKGLQDHHFRHLPYRLYLKCLICGTCYNHKPNIAAHLRARHNIFERGAPVMVTKPSKQMNHRYREADREKARLPSPIPVPESPPSCSSSSSGAAMSRTLKPQPGALPVRPAGLNTLEDSISYHNAVDLDFITYFCPKCNQNFDSHAFWRKHIVEKHNFNSREGLNFRQLDNHHYLCLECYKRVTVTHTKGAIGQLQSHKFRHLPHRSFKCLTCGGEFVRKQMFFKHLNRDTNRCDNHPQRELDDEEQEHDQEQEGALAVRSMYQLACPQCGDGFTTVKRTGWKEHINVYHSLTKLDLLHMIKVDVDRYRCNDCNEEIRTTRLRELQHHRFQHLPHPAYVRCKLCDETEDCSESEGCRLHSLQELKQHILDSHKAAKEKESMLAKIRDHMRKEEQEDVVPTVDDDDNQTGHDSGPYMPLPPHLLDDGDDMDFEDQYLLG from the exons ATGGAAGGAATGGATCTGTGGACTTCGATGTTCTCCTCTGATTTCGATGAGCCAGAGGACGGGGCGGAGGGTGAAGCTGGTCTGGAGGGGGAAGATGGCGAGCAGTACGGCAATGGGAATGGAAATTCGGATCTTTTGGATGCCGACATGGGCGATGACGACATCCTGGATGGTGAGGAAGAGGAcagggaggaggaggactaCGACGACGATGGGGAGGGGGAGAATAAGAGGAAACGCTCCGGCCCCGATCCCGACGATGATGCCATCTTCGACTTTGAGTTGCAGCCCATGATTAACTTGTCGGAGCAGCCGGAGCAACCGTCGTCGCTAGAAGACAATGGGGCCAGCATGCGAGGCCAGTCACTGGCCGGCTCCCAGGGACGTAACCCAAACGCCGGCTATCCACAGCGGCCAACTACCTCGCAGATTAACGCCACGGACGAGAACGGAGTGCCCATCAACTACGAGCTGGGCGTTGTCTACATTTGTCCTGCGTGCGGTGCAGAGTTCCGGCAGCAGGACCACTGGAAGCGGCACATGAACCAAATGCACAAGTACAACACCTTGCGCGGCCTCAACTTTCTGCCGGTGGACAAGCTGTATCATCGGTGTCAGGAGTGCAACAAGCGGATTGCGATGCACAGTCGGGAGAATCTGCTGAAGCACAAGTTCACCCACCTGCCGTACAGGTGCACCAAGTGCTACATCTGCAAGCGCGAATACAAATACAG GCAAGATCTAATGGTGCACCTGAGATTGGTGCACTGCGAAGAAGTCGTGGCCATGATGCGAGGAGGCTACAATGCAGCCGGCCGGAAGACCCGTGTCCGGGAGTCTCGCACTGAGCAGTTGCAGAGGGAGGAGGGATTCACTCAGGACCAAGATTTGGACCGCATTGAGGTGCGCAACGAGATACTCGAACCGGACGCAGAGGAGTCCAATGTGTTGGAACATTCAAGGAAGTCGGTAGTCGCCGAAGAGGTGTATCCTGTTGGCAGGAAGAAGAAATCGGAGGAGGAGAACGATGACTTTCAGCTCGCTGCGACACTGTGCGAGGACTACATTCATTTCATTTGTCCGGATTGCGGCGACGAGTGCAAAGACCACAACCAGTGGCGCCGGCACATAGAGTTTGCTCACGACTTCATGAGCCGGCGAGGACTAAACTTCCAGAGCACTGCCGACATGCAGATGCAGTGCATCGAATGTAAACAG ATTGTAACCCCGAACACCACCAAAACTCTGCGACTGCACAAGTTTAGTCATCTCCCGCACCCGGAATGGATGAACTGCAAGCTCTGCTACAAGGGATTTTCGGATCACGTCAAGGCGGTGAAGCATCTGCTGCGGGAGCATCACATTGACACTCTAATGCCGGAGCGTCCGGGGAATATCTCAGCGACCATCCATCCAGAGGACGAATTTGGCGGGGAAGGACGAAAAGGAGAGGGAAACGGGGATGCGTTGGACGACGAGTCGCCCTATTTTGCGGATGCGCCCAGACGCGGTGGTCGCATCAGCAGTGACGACATGTTCGAGCCCTTTATAGACTATCTCTGTCCGCAGTGCGGCAAGGAGTTCCGCGAGAAGAAGCACTGGCGCACCCACGTGGTCATGATGCACGGAATGAACGACCTGTCGAAGCTGAACTTCAATGTGATAGACGAACGGAAGCTGAAGTGCCTCGAATGCGACAAGATCATCACCAATGCGTATGGCATCCAGAATGCCCAGCAGCACAGGATCACCCATTTGCCGTTCAAGGCCTATGCCAGATGCACCAAGTGCCACAAGTCGTACACGGACAGGAAGGGTCTGGTGAAGCATCTGGCCACCTATCATCGCATAAGCGACATGCCTCGCAGGTCGGCCGGTGGAGAATCAGGTGGCGGCGGAGAACTTCCGTTGCCCACCGCTCCGAAGCAACCCCGCAAGCAGATCGTCACGGTGGCTAATGAGACTTACGAAATAATCTACCTGGACGACCCGGAGCCAGCCATTGAGGAGGAGAACGATTTTGGGGAGCAGATGCAGGCGGAGGAAGAGGACTATCCCCCAGCACCGATTGCCCCACCGTCGCCACCAATGCTGCCTCCGGTATCAGGAGAGGTTGTCTCTCCAAACGAGGCACAGCGCTTCAAATGCGTCCACTGCGGCGAGGCCTTCGCTTCCCAGGCAGCCGCTAAGCAGCACAGGCTCGATAAGCACTTCAAGATAAGAAAGAGGTTGCGCAGTCACCTGCCGACACAGAACTCGGAATCGTTTGCTCCCCTGCCGACGGTGGAGCAGAACTACATCTTCCTGTGCCCCTCCTGCGGCATGGAGTACAAGACGCAGTTCGAGTGGCGGCGCCACATCAACGACGTCCACAACTTCGACAAGCGCGAGTATCTGAACATGCGGCAGCTGGACAAGTATCGCTACCAGTGCACCCAGTGCAAGGACATTGTTAGCAACTCGAAGCTGAAGGGCCTGCAGGACCACCACTTCCGTCACCTGCCATATCGCTTGTACTTGAAGTGCCTCATCTGCGGTACCTGCTACAATCACAAGCCGAATATAGCGGCGCATCTGCGGGCGCGGCACAACATCTTCGAGAGGGGGGCGCCGGTGATGGTCACCAAGCCGAGCAAGCAGATGAACCACCGCTATCGGGAGGCGGACAGAGAGAAGGCCCGACTTCCATCACCGATTCCGGTACCCGAGTCACCACCCAGCTgttcgtcctcctcctcgggGGCTGCCATGAGTCGCACCCTGAAGCCACAGCCCGGGGCGTTGCCCGTTCGACCCGCTGGACTGAACACCCTGGAGGATAGCATCTCGTATCACAATGCTGTGGACTTGGACTTCATAACGTACTTCTGTCCGAAGTGCAACCAGAACTTTGACTCGCACGCCTTTTGGCGCAAACACATCGTGGAGAAGCACAATTTCAATAGTCGCGAGGGTCTGAACTTCCGGCAGCTGGATAACCATCACTACCTCTGTCTGGAGTGCTACAAGCGGGTGACAGTGACCCACACAAAAGGTGCCATCGGGCAGTTGCAATCGCACAAGTTCCGCCACCTGCCCCATCGCTCCTTCAAGTGCTTGACCTGCGGCGGGGAGTTTGTGCGCAAGCAGATGTTCTTCAAGCATCTGAATCGGGACACCAATCGCTGCGACAATCATCCGCAGCGTGAGCTGGACGACGAGGAGCAGGAACACGATCAGGAGCAGGAGGGAGCGTTGGCTGTTCGGTCGATGTACCAGCTGGCGTGTCCCCAGTGCGGCGATGGCTTCACCACGGTGAAGAGAACTGGATGGAAGGAGCACATCAATGTCTACCACAGTCTCACCAAGCTCGACTTGCTGCACATGATCAAGGTGGACGTGGATCGCTATCGCTGCAATGACTGCAATGAGGAGATCCGGACAACTCGGCTGCGCGAGCTGCAGCACCATCGCTTCCAGCACCTCCCCCACCCGGCCTATGTGCGCTGTAAGCTGTGCGACGAGACTGAAGATTGCTCGGAAtcggaagggtgcaggctgcACAGTCTGCAGGAACTGAAACAGCATATCCTGGACAGCCATAAGGCGGCCAAGGAAAAGGAATCTATGCTCGCCAAGATCCGCGATCACATGCGCAAGGAGGAGCAGGAAGACGTAGTGCCAACTGTGGACGATGACGACAACCAGACTGGTCACGACTCAGGTCCATATATGCCATTGCCCCCGCACTTGTTGGACGACGGGGACGATATGGACTTTGAGGATCAATATCTGCTGGGATAG